DNA sequence from the Cupriavidus oxalaticus genome:
GCCGTTCATGATCTCGGGGGCGTTGCTGGGCGTCGGTGCGGTGGCGTCGCTGTTCATCAATCCCTTGCTGACCGTGGACAGCCCCGAACCCAAGGCCGGCGAGGTGCGGCACGCGCTGTCCTGAGCCGGCGAGTGGCGCTGGCCCGGCCGGCGTCGCTGCCATCGCCCTCCAGCGCGGTGATCACGCCTTCGCCAAACTTGTTGTGGAACACCGACTGGCCCACACAGAAGCCGGTGCCCGCCTCGCGTTTGGCGTCGGTATGTGGCGGTTGAACCAGGCGGGCAGAACTCAAGGAACGGTGCCCTTATACACGGGCACCGGTATATCCCATTTCCTTATACTCCCGTGTACCGACCTATCGCATATGACATTCACATGTTCACCGGCACGCCCTCGGTGTTTGTCTAACCATGCCGATCTCAATGGAACGGCACAGCGAGGCACTAACGTCTTTGCATTCGGATCAACGACCACGTAATTGCTACCGTGCTCGGCATTCCATTTCCTTACAAAGGCACGCGCCTCTTCCCTCACTTCATACAGCCCCTGCACATCAGCGCGGGTTCTATCCGTATCGATGACTGTCCCGGGTAAGTTTTGAGCCGTGGCGCACCCTGCCCCTAATAGAAACAGGCCCAAAGCCCTATTCAATCGCGATGACCCCAACATACTTGCCCTCAGCATCGAGTCGATTGGAAATCAAATATTTGTACAGGCTTTCCCACATCTCCAGCTGGTACACCGTCACACAGCCCTCCGACAAATGGCCAACATGCACAAAATTGCTGTAATTGGTGGGAGCATACTCCACGAGGAACCACACCGTGTGGTAATTAACGCCGTAGAATGCTGTTGCACCGGCGTTTCCGGCCGCCTCCGGGGCGCGAATCTTGTAAGTCCCCTTTGGTAGTGGTTTTGAATGTTTGATCCCTATTTCACGTCGTGTTTGCGGGTCAAACTCCATGAAGTCGACATCCGAATCCAGAGTAATCGTTGCCTTTTTGCCATCAAAATAAAGCACCGCAAGTAGTTGGTTACTTGAATCACCCCTCTTGTCGGAGCGGAGCAATTTTCTACCCTGTATTTTTGCAACCAATTTCGCGCCGGCGCCGCGCCGCGCGGAAATCAAGCATCTTTCTTTGTATTCACCCTTGAGGCTCGCGCGCTTTCCTTTGTAGCGCCCTTCAAGGACCGTAAAATAATAGCGGCCGTCCTTCTCCCCAACCCCGGATACCCTCACGAATTCCGGGACCGTGACAATCCTGTCATCAACACGAATCGCAAGCCATCCGCCCTGGTCAATTGATTTCGTGTAAAGCAGCTTGTGAAATGAATCCTGAACACTTCCGCTGTTGCTATTACTTGTTCCTGTCGGTCTTTGAGGCATGCTTTATCCCTCAAAGTGACCAAGATGGACGATGAGGGGCTCGGGCTCGACGGTGTAGTAGCGACGCGTTCTTCCTTGCTCATCGGTGATGCCGCGCACCATGGTTCCGTCTTTGAATTCAACGGTGTACGGCATCGCCGCAAGGATTTCGCCTGTATCGTGGTCCTTGAGAATGAATTGCTCGTCGTAATCGCCATAGCCATAAGAGCAATCAGAACCATTCGCGGCAGGCTGAGCGCCTGCGCCTTTGCGATTAACCTCAATGGTAAAGTCCATTTGCGAGTGAATTACGACGGGGCGCGTTTGGCATCTGCAATAGACGCGCGCACCGCTCACCAGCACTTGTTTTCCATCTATGTCGAAGGCGGGATAACAGTCGTTCTTGACCGTACCGCCCACCTTGCATGCCGGGCAGGTCGCATAGTCCCCTTCGACACCAATGGTCGTGTCATGGTGGAACACACTGCGGCCAGTAGCTATGAGCGCTCCGCCTGTACTGGTGTGGTCGCCATTCTTCAGCGCAAAGCGCATATCAGCCATGCAAGCTCTCCCGTTTCGACACAAGGAATCGGCCCCTATCAAGGGGCCGGCAGTGACGGACGGATGTAAATCCTCCGACGCAAACGAGAGTGTCAGATGGTGCGCTAAAGCGTTATCAGAGGCATCCTAAATTTGCCCGGGAAACTTCCAAACCTCCCTCCGTCGGCCACTCAGTCGATCGCATCCAGCTTCGCCACCGACAGCGCCAGCCACTTGGCGCCGTGGCGCTTGAACTTGATGTTGGCGCGGGCGTCGTTGCCTTCGCCCTCCAGCGCGGTGATCACGCCTTCGCCGAACTTGTTGTGGAACACCGACTGGCCCACGCGCAAGCCGGTGCCCGCCTCGCGCTTGGCGTCGGCATAGCCGTTGCCCTTGTCCATGCCGCCGGTCGGGCGCGTGCCGGTGTAGGGAACATCTTCCGGCTTGCGGAACCAGTCGCGGCCCCAGGCGTTGTCGCGTTCCTGGCGGCGTACGCCGCCATAGCTCTGCACCGCGGGCGTCAGCCACTTGAGCGCTTCCTCGGGCAGTTCCTCGAAGAAGCGCGAACGCACGTGGTACTTGGTCTGGCCGTGCAGCACGCGGCTCTGCGCGAACGACAGGAACAGGCGCTTGCGCGCGCGCGTGATCGCCACGTACATCAGGCGGCGTTCTTCTTCCAGCCCGTCGGGATCCATCATGCTGTTCTCGTGCGGGAACAGCCCTTCTTCCAGCCCGGTGATGAAGACCACGTCGAACTCCAGCCCCTTGGCCGCGTGCACGGTCATCATCTGCACCGCGTCCTGGCCGGCCTGGGCCTGGTTGTCGCCGGCCTCCAGCGAGGCATGCGTCAGGAACGCAACCAGCGGCGTCATCACCACCGGCAGCGCCTCGGGGTCGAGCACCTGCTGGGACTGGTCGCCGTCGGCCAGCACCGGCGTGGCGGGGGCGCGATCCGCGGGGATCACCGCGGCGAGCGCATCCAGCCCGTAGCCCTCTTCCACCACGAAGGCCTGCGCGGCGGTCACCAGTTCCTGCAAGTTCTCGATGCGGTCCTGGCCCTCCTTCTCGCCCTGGTAGTGGGTGATCAGGCCGCTGGTGTTGATCATGTACTCGACGGTCTCGGCCAGCGTCATGCGGCGGGTGTCGTCGCGCATTTTGTCGATCAGGCGCGTGAACGCGGCAAGCTTGCTGCCGGCCGCGCCGGGCACGTAGGCCACGGCCTCGGACAGCGCGCAGTCATACTGGCGCGCCATGTCCTGCAGTACCTCCAGCGAGCGCGCGCCGATGCCGCGCGCCGGGAAGTTGACCACGCGGCCGAAGGCGGCATCGTTGCGCGGGTTCTCCAGCAGCTGCATATACGCCAGCGCGTGCTTGATTTCGGCGCGCTCGAAGAAGCGCAGGCCGCCATAAACGCGGTACGGGATGCCGGCGGAGAACAACGCGTGCTCGATCACGCGCGACTGCGCGTTGCTGCGGTACAGGATGGCGATCTCGGCGCGGCTGGCGCCCTGTGCGATCTGGTCGCGGATTTCCTCGATGATCCAGCCCGCTTCCTGGCCGTCGGAGCCGGCCTGGTACACGCGCACCGGCTCGCCGTGGCCGGCGTCGGTGCGCAGGTTCTTGCCCAGGCGGCGCGCGTTGTGCGAGATCAGGTGGTTGGCCGAATCCAGGATATGCCCGTGCGAGCGGTAGTTCTGCTCCAGCTTGATCAGCCGGCGCACGCGGAACTCATGCTCGAAGTCGCGCATGTTGCCGACGTTGGCGCCGCGGAAGGCGTAGATGCTCTGGTCGTCGTCGCCCACGGCGAACACCGCCGCCGGATTCTGCGTGCCATGGCCGGCCAGCAGCTTGAGCCACTGGTACTGCAGCACGTTGGTGTCCTGGAACTCGTCGACCAGCACATGGCGGAAGCGGTGCTGGTAGTGCTGGCGGATGGCGTCGTTGTAGCGCAGCAGCTCGTAGCAGCGCAGCAGCAGCTCGGCGAAGTCGACCACGCCCTCGCGCTGGCATTGCAGGTCGTAAGCGGCGTAGAGATCGACGAAGCGCTTGTTGAAGTCGTCGTTGGCCTCGACGTCGGCCGGGCGCAGCCCCTGCTCCTTGGCGTTGTTGATGAAGTACTGCAGGTTCTTGGCCGGGTACTTCTCGTCGTCGACGTTGAGCGACTTGAGCAGCCGCTTGAGCGCCGAAAGCTGGTCCTGGCTGTCCAGGATGGCAAAGGTCTGCGGCAGCCCGGCGTCGCGGAAATGCGCGCGCAGCATGCGGTTGCACAGGCCGTGGAAGGTGCCGATCCACATGCCGCGGGTGTTGATCGGCAGCATCGACTGCAGCCGCGTCTGCATTTCCTTCGAGGCCTTGTTGGTGAAGGTCACCGCCAGGATGCCCGCCGGCGAGACCCGGCCGTTCTGCAGCAGCCAGGCGATGCGCGTGGTCAGCACGCGGGTCTTGCCGCTGCCCGCGCCCGCCAGGATCAGCGCCGGCTCGTCGGGCAGGGTGACGGCGGCAAGTTGTTCGGCATTGAGGTTGGCGAGCAGGTCGGACATCGGAGGGGCCTTGTGGAATGGCGCCAATTATACCGATGGGCCCTGTCCGATCCGTCACATCCGAGGGACGAAAACTGCCCTGCATGCGGACGTGCGCAGGCCCTGGCCAGCCTTTCCGGGCCGGGGCCACTGTCTTCAAAATAGGCAGCGACCGGCCCGCCCCCGTATAATTTGAGGTTTCACTGGCGCAAGGCCGCCAGGCGCAGGCTGCCGCACCCCGCTCCAGCCCTGCGACGCATCCAGACGCCAACCTCGACATCCCAGCATGACCGCCCAAGACCAATCGCTTGCCAAGAGCTTCGAACCCGCCGCCATCGAGGCGAAATGGGGCCCCGAGTGGGAGAGCCGCGGCATCGCCAAGCCGACCTTCGACCCTGACCGCCCGGACTTCGCGATCCAGCTGCCGCCGCCGAATGTGACCGGCACGCTGCACATGGGCCATGCCTTCAACCAGACCATCATGGACGGCCTGGCGCGCCATGCGCGCATGCTGGGCGCCAATACGCTGTGGGTGCCGGGCACCGACCACGCCGGCATCGCCACCCAGATCGTGGTGGAGCGCCAGCTCGAGGGCCAGGGCGTGTCGCGCCATGATCTCGGCCGCGAGAAATTCACCGAGAAGGTGTGGGCCTGGAAGGAAGAATCGGGCTCGACCATCACCCGCCAGGTGCGGCGCATGGGCGCGTCGATCGACTGGAGCCGCGAGTACTTCACCATGTCGCCGGAGATGTCGAAGGCGGTGACCGAAGTGTTCGTGCGCCTGTACGAACAGGGCCTGATCTACCGCGGCAAGCGCCTGGTCAACTGGGACCCGGTGCTGGGCACCGCCGTGTCGGACCTGGAAGTCGACAGCGTCGAGGAAGAAGGCTCGCTGTGGCATATCCGCTATCCGCTGGTCGAGGCTGACGCCAAGGGCGGCCTGACCCACCTGACCGTGGCCACCACGCGCCCGGAAACCATGCTGGGCGACGTGGCCGTGATGGTCCACCCCGAAGACGAGCGCTATGCGCACCTGATCGGCAAGTCGGTGCACCTGCCGCTGACCGGCCGCCAGATCCCGGTGATCGCCGACGAATACGTCGACCGCGAGTTCGGCACCGGCGTGGTCAAGGTGACCCCGGGCCACGACTTCAACGACTACGCCGTGGGTCAGCGCCACAACCTGCCGCAACTGTCGATCCTGACGCTGGACGCGAAGATCGTCGCCGATGCGCCGGCCGCGTACGCCGGCCTGGACCGCTTCGACGCGCGCAAGGCCATCGTCGACGACCTGGACAAGCAGGGCCTGCTGGCCGAGGTCAGGAAGCACAAGCTGATGACCCCGCGCAGCGAACGCACCGGCAGCGCGATCGAGCCGATGCTGACCGACCAGTGGTTCGTCGCCATGAGCAAGCCGGCGCCGGCAGGCACCTTCCAACCCGGCCGCTCGATCGCCGAGGTGGCGCTGGAAGCCGTGCAGAGCGGCGAGATCAAGCTGGTGCCGGAGAACTGGATCAGCACCTACAACCAGTGGCTGGGCAATATCCAGGACTGGTGCATCTCGCGCCAGCTGTGGTGGGGCCACCAGATCCCGGCGTGGTACGACGATGCCGGCAACTGCTTCGTCGGCCGCACCGAAGAGGAGGCGCTCGCCAAGGCAAAGGCCGCGGGCAGCACCGGCGCGCTGCGCCGCGAGGAAGACGTGCTCGACACCTGGTTCTCGTCGGCGCTGGTGCCCTTCTCCTCGCTGGGCTGGCCCGAGGAAACCCCGGAGCTGAAGCACTTCCTGCCGTCGTCGGTGCTGGTCACCGGCTACGACATCATCTTCTTCTGGGTGGCGCGCATGGTCATGATGACCAAGCACTTCACCGGCAAGGTGCCCTTCCATACCGTCTACGTACACGGGCTGGTGCGCGATTCGGAAGGCAAGAAGATGAGCAAGTCCGAGGGCAACACGCTCGACCCGGTGGACCTGATCGACGGCATCGACCTCGACACGCTGCTGACGAAGCGCACCACCGGCCTGCGCCGCCCCAAGGACGCGCCCAAGATCGAGAAGAAGACGAAGAAGGAATTCCCGGAGGGCATTCCCGCCTTCGGCGCCGATGCGCTGCGCTTCACCTTCGCCTCGCTGGCCACGCTGGGCCGCAACATCAACTTCGACACCGGCCGCTGCGAGGGCTACCGCAACTTCTGCAACAAGCTGTGGAATGCGACCCGCTTCGTGCTGATGAACACCGAGGGCCATGACTGCGGCATGGGCCCGTGCAACCACGACTGCGGCCCGGACGGCTACCTGCACTTCTCGCAGGCCGACCGCTGGATCGTGTCGCTGCTGCAGCGCGTGGAGGCCGACGTCGAGAAGGGCTTTGCCGAGTACCGCTTCGACAATATCGCCAACGCGATCTACAAGTTTGTCTGGGACGAGTACTGCGACTGGTACCTGGAGCTGGCCAAGGTGCAGATCCAGAACGGCACCGAAGCCCAGCAGCGCGCCACCCGCCGCACGCTGCTGCGCGTCCTGGAAACCGTGCTGCGACTGGCGCACCCGATCATCCCGTTCATCACCGAAGAGCTGTGGCAGAAGGTGGCCCCGCTGGCGGGCCGCGCCAGGGGCGACGGCAGCGAGACCATCTCGCAGCAGCCCTACCCGCTGGCGGCCATCGCCAAGATCGATGAAGACGCCGAGCAATGGGTCGCGCGCCTGAAGGAAGTGGTCGATGCGTGCCGCAACCTGCGTGGCGAGATGAACATCTCCCCGGCGCAGCGCATCCCGCTCTATGCCGAAGGCGACAGCGAATTCCTGAAGGCGGCCAGCGCACATATCCAGGCGCTTGCGAAACTTTCCGAGGTGCGCGTCTTCGAAGACGAGAGCACCCTGCAAGCCGAAGGCGCCGGTGCCCCGGTGGCCATCGCCGGCGGCAACCACCTGCTGCTGAAGATCGAGATCGACGTCGCCGCCGAGCGCGTGCGGCTGTCCAAGGAGATCGAACGCCTCGGCGGCGAGATCGGCAAGTGCCGCGGCAAGCTCTCCAACGAAAGCTTTGTCGCCAAGGCGCCGCCCGCGGTGGTGGCGCAGGAGACACAGCGCCTCGCCGATTTCGAGCAAACGCTGGCCAAGCTGCAGGGCCAGCTGCAACGGCTGCCGGCCTGACCGGCAGCCGATGACGCCCCTGCCAGTCTGGTTCCTGTCCGGCCTCGTCGGACGGAACCGGACAGACGGCGCCGGCCATGGCTGGCAGGGTTATGAACCAGCATCTGAGAGGTACACCTGATATGGAAAATCGCGTCACCAAGGCCGTCTTCCCGGTCGCGGGCCTGGGCACCCGCTTTCTGCCAGCCACCAAGGCCAGCCCGAAGGAAATGCTGCCGGTGGTGGACAAGCCGCTGATCCAGTACGCCGTGGAAGAAGCCATGGCCGCCGGCATTACCGAGATGATCTTCGTCACCGGCCGCTCCAAGCGCGCCATCGAGGACCATTTCGACAAGGCCTTCGAACTGGAAGTCGAGCTGGAAGCCAAGAACAAGCAGGCGCTGCTGGACGTGGTGCGCTCGATCAAGCCCGCCAACGTGGAGTGCTACTACGTGCGCCAGCCCGAGGCACTGGGCCTGGGCCACGCGGTGCTGTGCGCCGCCAAGCTGGTCGGCGACACCCCGTTCGCCATCATGCTGGCCGACGACCTGATCGACGGCAACCCGCCGGTGATGAAGCAGATGGTGGATACCTACAACCACTACAACTGCTCGGTGCTGGGCGTCGAGGAAATCTCGCCGGAACAGAGCCGTTCCTACGGCGTGATCGATGGCCGCGAGTGGGACGAGGGCGTGATCAAGGTGTCGGGCATCGTCGAGAAGCCGGCGCCGGAAGACGCACCGTCGAACCTGGGCGTGGTCGGCCGCTATATCCTGACGCCGCGCATCTTCGACCACCTGCGCGAACTGAAGCCCGGCGCCGGCGGCGAGTTCCAGCTGACCGACGCGATCCAGTCGCTGCTGGGCCAGGAGCAGGTACTGGCGTACCGCTACCAGGGCCGCCGCTATGACTGCGGCAGCAAGCTGGGCTACCTGAAGGCGACCGTGGAGTTTGCGCTGAAGCACCCGGAAGTGGGCGCCGAATTCAGCGCCTACCTGGAGTCGCGCGAGCACCTGACGCGGCCGAACAGCTGAGCGTTCGCCTCGCCCTAGAGAAAAAAAGCCGCTTTCGAGCGGCTTTTTCTTTACCGTCGTTCCCGCCTGCGCGGGAATGACATGAAGGCTTATCGGAGGTCGACGCAAATTTACCGCCGGCGCATGTAGAACACGAACACCTTGTCGACTTCCGAATGCGACAGCAGCTCGTTGCCGGTCTGCTTGGCAAAGGCCTGGAAATCGCGCGTCGCACCGGGATCGGTCGCCAGCACTTTCAGCACTTCGCCGCTGGCCATATCGGCCAGCGCCTTCTTGGTGCGCAGGATCGGCAGCGGGCAATTCAGGCCGCGCGCATCCACTTCTTTCTGGAACTCCATTCGTCTCTTCCTTCTGTTTCAGGGGCTATTCGGGTGGCTATCACCAGCGGTATTGTAGCGAAGCCCCGACCTGGCTGAAGTCATGCGGGCGGCGCGGGTCGGAGATGTCCTCGCCGCTCTGCCGGTCGAAGAAGCGCACCGGATAGCCGCGCGCGGCCAGCCAGTCGGCCACGGCGAAGCCGGTGCCTGCCGACCACACGCGCACGTCCTCGGGCGCCACCAGCTTGTATTCGGCCAGCTCCTCGGACAACTCGACGGTGCCGCTCGCCTTGACGTGATAGGCGATGATCAGCTCGTTCTTGCGCATGAACTCGTAGACGCCGATCAGCGAGACCGACTCGGTGTCGAGGTTGGTCTCTTCCTTCAGCTCGCGTGCCACGCCCAGCTCGGGCGGCTCGTCGCGCTCCAGGAACCCCGTCACCAGCGCAAACATCTGCTGCGGCCAGGCCGCGTTGCGCGCCAGCAGCAGCTTGTCCTGGTACTCCACCACCGCGGCCAGCACCGGCAGCGGGTTGTTCCAGTGCACGAAGCCGCATTCATGCTGCACGCAGGCGTGGCGTTCGCGCCCGGACAACGGCAGCACCTCGAGCGGCGCGCCGCATTGCGGGCAGAATCGGTATTGCATCTGGGGCTCCTCTAGGGGTCTCGTTATCAGTATGATCGCGCTGCCGCGTTCAGGCACCTGTTCGGGCACCCGTTCAAGCCGCGCACGCCGCGCGCATGTCGGCGGCGAGCGCCTCCACCGTCTGCGGCTGCAGGTCCCACGCACACATGAAGCGGCAGCCGCCGGCGCCGATGAAGGTATAGAAGCGCCAGCCCTGCGCGCGCAGTGCCTCGATCGCCGGTAGCGGCAGCTCGGCGAAGACGGCGTTGGACTGCGTCGGGAACATGATGCGCACGCCGGGGATGTCGGCAATGCGCTGCTGCAGCAGTTGCGCCATCGCGTTGGCATGGCGCGCGTTGGCGAGCCACACATCGTTCTCGAGCAGGCCCAGCCACGGCGCCGAGATAAACCGCATCTTCGACGCCAGCTGCCCGGCCTGCTTGACGCGGTAGGCAAAATCCTCGGCTAGGCGGCGGTCGAAGAACACCACCGCCTCGCCCACCGGCAGGCCGTTCTTGGTGCCGCCGAAGCACAGCACGTCGACGCCGGCGCGCCAGGTGATCTCGGACGGATGCACGCCCAGCGACGCCACCGCATTGGCAAAGCGCGCGCCGTCCATATGCACGCGCAGCTGCCGGCGCTTGGCGATGGCCGCGATCGCGCGCACCTCGTCCACGCTGTACACCGTGCCGACTTCGGTCGACTGCGTCAGCGACACCACCTTGGGCTTGGGGTAGTGGATATCCGAGCGGCGCGTCACCAGCGCCTCGATCGCATCGGGCGTGAGCTTGCCGTTCTCGCCGGGCGCGGTCAGCAGCTTGGAGCCGTTGGAGAAGAACTCCGGGCCGCCGCACTCGTCGGTCTCGATATGCGCCAGCTCGTGGCAGATCACCGAGTGGTACGACTGGCACAGCGCCGACAGCGCCAGCGAGTTGGCCGCCGTGCCGTTGAACACGAAGAAGACTTCGCAATCGGTCTGGAACAGGTCGCGGATGCGGTCGCAGACCTTCTGCGTCCAACTGTCGTCGCCATAGGCCTGCTCGTGGCCGCTGGCGTTGGCTTCCAGGAAGTACTTGAGCGATTCCGGGCAGAAGCCGGCGTAATTGTCGGAGGCGAAGTGCTGCATGGTGTTCAGGCCGTTCAGTGCCTTACTTCTTGTCGGCCCAAAGCTCGCCGCCGGTGGCCCAGTTCTCGCGCTTGACGTCGGTGATGATGATGTCGACGGCCGAGGCCGAGCAGCCCAGCGTCTCGCAGGTGACGCGGGTCACTTCCTCGACGAACTTGCGCTTCTGCTCGATGGTACGGCCTTCAAACATTTCGACGTGGAAAGTCGGCATGCAATGCTCCTTGTGATGATTGGTGTTCTGGAAATTCGCTGGGGACGTGAAGATCAGTCCCGGTAGGAAGGATCGATTCTATCGAGTTTGCGCAGCAGCGCGGGCCACTCCATCACGCCCTCGATGGCGCCGTTGTCGAACAGCTGGCCGGATGTCTTGTGCGCGACCGCCTCATCCGGCTGCACCAGGGCGCCGCCCGCCTGCGCGGCGATCTGGATCTCGCAGGCCTTGATCAGCGTCGCCATCAGCACGTAGGCCTCGGCCACGGTGCGGCCCACGGTCAGCGTGCCGTGGTTGCGCAACAGCATGGCCGGATGCTCGCCGAGCGATGCGGTCAGGCGTTCGCCCTCGGCAGGCGTGAAGGCCAGGCCCTCGTAGTCGTGATAGGCCATGCGGCCGTAAAAGCGCATCGCATGCTGCGACAGCGGCAGCAGGCCGGCGGCCTGCGCCGACACCGCGATGCCGGCGGTGTTATGCAGGTGCATCACGCACATCGCGTCGGGCCGGGCCGCGTGCACGGCGGCGTGCAGCGCGAAGCCGGTGACGTTGACCGGGTGCACCGTTTCGCCGACCACCTCGCCGCGGCTGTTGATCTTGACCAGGTCGCCGGCGCGGATCTCGTCGAAGGCAAAGCCGAACGGGTTGATCAGGAAATGGTCGGGCTCACCGGGCACGGTGGCCGAGATATGGGTGTAGATCAGGTCATCCCAGCCCGCGCGTGCGGCCAGCCGGTAGGCGGCGGCAAGGTCGACGCGCACGCACTGCTCTGCGGCGGAGACAGGCTGCGGGGAGGCGCCCGCGGCACGCGCGGGCTGCAAGGCAAAAGACATGGGGCTCGCTCCTGCGCCGCCCGGTCTCGCGTGCCGGGGTCGGCCCCGGCCTTCTGTGCTGCGCCACGGGGCTGCGGCGCACGCGCGGCAGCCGCGATGCGTGGCGCGTCAGGCGGCAAAGGCGATACTGTAGCGCACCTTCACGATCCGCTCCGCGCGGGCGCCAGCGGCCAGGCGCGGCGCATCCATGCGAACACCAGCGCGCCCGCCAGCAGCGCCGCCGCCGCGCACGCCAGCGAACTGGCGAAGCCGCCGGTACGCGCCACGAGCGCGGTCGCCAGCGGCGGGCCGGCGATCTGGCCGAGGCCGTACGACGCGGTCATCAGCCCCATCAGTCGCGGCGCGTGCGGGCCCCACAGGCGCCGGGCCTCGCGCATGGCGAAGGCCACCAGCGCGGTGAATGGCAGGCCGGCCAGCAGGCTGCTGAGCGCAAAGCCCGCCACCGTCGGCCACAGCACCGCGATCGCCACCCCCAGCGCCTGCATGCCGTAGGAGAGCGTCAGCAGCTTGCGGCTGTCATGGGCCATGCTCACCCGCGTCGCCAGCAAGGCGCCGAGCGCCACGCCGGCGCCGAAGATCGGCCAGAACAGGTCGGCCCAGACCGTGCCCGGCAGCGCCTCGCGCGCAATCACCGGCAGGAACGTGGCGGTGATGATGTAGCCGAAGCCGGCCAGGCCGTAGGCCAGCGTCAGGGCCCAGGTCTGGGCGTCGAGCCGCGCGGCGGCACCGGCTGGCGCCGCGGCGCCAGCCGGTGCCTGGCCGGCGCCAGCGGCGACCGGCGTGGCCACGAAAATGCGCCACACCAGGGCCACCAGCACCGCGGCCAGCACCGTGAAGGCCAGCCAGCCATGGTCGGCATGCCAGCCCGCGCCAACCATGCCGGAGGCGCCGAGGCCCGTGGCGACGATGCCCAGCCCCGGCCCGCAGAAGATCAGCCCGCCCAGTTCCGGCTTGCCCAGTTCAGCCAGCCGTTGCAGGCACCAGCCGGCGGTATAGACCAGCACCACCGCGCTGGCCACGCCGGCGGCGAAGCGCCACAGCGACCACGCCGGCATGCCGCCCGGCAGCGCCATGCCCAGCGTCAGCAGCACTGTCGCCACCAGCCCCCAGCGCACCAT
Encoded proteins:
- a CDS encoding YbfB/YjiJ family MFS transporter, coding for MSKLHSLDPDQAAAGAASPMQAEQPGIRHAGPVAVAVAGLVSLAVVMGIGRFAFTPLLPMMLHDGIVDLHQGGWLATVNYIGYFLGAALCMVIRPDALRMVRWGLVATVLLTLGMALPGGMPAWSLWRFAAGVASAVVLVYTAGWCLQRLAELGKPELGGLIFCGPGLGIVATGLGASGMVGAGWHADHGWLAFTVLAAVLVALVWRIFVATPVAAGAGQAPAGAAAPAGAAARLDAQTWALTLAYGLAGFGYIITATFLPVIAREALPGTVWADLFWPIFGAGVALGALLATRVSMAHDSRKLLTLSYGMQALGVAIAVLWPTVAGFALSSLLAGLPFTALVAFAMREARRLWGPHAPRLMGLMTASYGLGQIAGPPLATALVARTGGFASSLACAAAALLAGALVFAWMRRAWPLAPARSGS
- a CDS encoding 4-oxalocrotonate tautomerase codes for the protein MPTFHVEMFEGRTIEQKRKFVEEVTRVTCETLGCSASAVDIIITDVKRENWATGGELWADKK
- a CDS encoding class II aldolase/adducin family protein, which gives rise to MSFALQPARAAGASPQPVSAAEQCVRVDLAAAYRLAARAGWDDLIYTHISATVPGEPDHFLINPFGFAFDEIRAGDLVKINSRGEVVGETVHPVNVTGFALHAAVHAARPDAMCVMHLHNTAGIAVSAQAAGLLPLSQHAMRFYGRMAYHDYEGLAFTPAEGERLTASLGEHPAMLLRNHGTLTVGRTVAEAYVLMATLIKACEIQIAAQAGGALVQPDEAVAHKTSGQLFDNGAIEGVMEWPALLRKLDRIDPSYRD